Proteins from one Chitinophaga oryzae genomic window:
- the coaD gene encoding pantetheine-phosphate adenylyltransferase, which yields MRTCLFPGTFDPITLGHTDIINRGLDLFDRLVVGIGTNSSKTPMFALEERIAWIREIYKDDPRVEVAVYQGLTINFCKEIGANFILRGIRYVSDFEYEKAIADVNRTIAPEIETIFLTTIPQYSSVASTLVRDIYRHGGDVEPFLHKVVLEGLKKHKQ from the coding sequence ATGAGAACTTGTTTATTTCCGGGCACCTTCGATCCCATTACGCTGGGCCATACCGATATCATTAACAGGGGGCTCGACCTGTTCGACCGGCTGGTGGTAGGCATCGGCACCAACAGCAGCAAAACACCGATGTTTGCACTGGAGGAACGTATCGCCTGGATCAGGGAGATCTATAAAGACGACCCACGGGTGGAAGTGGCTGTTTACCAAGGCCTTACCATCAACTTCTGCAAGGAAATCGGGGCTAATTTCATCCTGCGGGGTATCCGGTATGTGAGCGATTTTGAATATGAAAAAGCTATTGCCGATGTGAACCGGACCATCGCTCCTGAAATAGAAACGATTTTCCTGACCACCATACCGCAGTATTCCAGTGTGGCCTCTACGCTGGTGCGGGACATCTACCGCCACGGCGGCGACGTGGAACCCTTCCTGCATAAAGTAGTGCTGGAAGGACTCAAAAAACATAAGCAATAA
- a CDS encoding RsmD family RNA methyltransferase: MPNTRPTTDIAKGGLFNIIENNLDIPSLKTLDIFGGTGSISYELASRGATDMTIVEKDPSMAEFITKTAQLLDIPTLKVIRMDVFKYLQQCTEKFDFIFADPPYAMDAMYKLPGIIFEQQLLNPEGWLVIEHTRQNDFRDYSYYRSERSYGGTTFSIFINREELKR; this comes from the coding sequence ATGCCTAATACAAGGCCAACGACAGATATTGCCAAAGGCGGACTGTTTAATATCATTGAGAACAATCTGGATATTCCTTCTTTAAAAACACTCGATATTTTCGGCGGTACCGGCAGCATCAGCTATGAGCTGGCTTCCAGAGGCGCCACCGATATGACCATCGTGGAGAAAGACCCGTCGATGGCTGAATTTATCACGAAAACAGCGCAGTTGCTGGACATCCCCACCCTGAAAGTAATACGGATGGATGTTTTTAAGTACCTGCAGCAATGCACCGAAAAATTCGATTTCATCTTTGCCGACCCGCCTTATGCCATGGACGCCATGTACAAACTGCCGGGGATCATTTTTGAGCAACAACTGCTCAACCCCGAAGGCTGGCTGGTGATAGAACATACCCGGCAAAACGACTTCCGGGACTATAGTTATTACCGCTCCGAAAGGAGCTACGGCGGTACCACCTTCTCGATCTTTATCAACCGGGAAGAGCTGAAACGCTGA
- a CDS encoding DUF3822 family protein codes for MAYNIHPAFTVDDETLLETDLTACHLLVLVGSGTFSYVVFDPAAKKFLALKSYHFQPQKLAVADLEMIEEVFDADKLLFTAFKSILLAFDTGGGVLVPQVYYMPSLKKEYLHLSQPEKMQEAILADLMPGQPMVNIFSVDKDLLGFLRKEFSTDLVVHANSALLQAYPLDLDYRAAQGIAFVHVQRHTFTLTIYVNGKLMIQQDGEYQAGLDVVYQLVNTLRQLGLDEQQVKVKLGGVVATDSVVYQEMYKFIPSLEWVQRLPGFSYVTPMQEIPGYYFHNLYALALCV; via the coding sequence GTGGCTTACAACATCCATCCTGCATTTACAGTAGATGATGAAACCTTACTGGAGACCGATCTTACCGCCTGCCACCTGCTGGTGCTGGTAGGTAGCGGTACTTTCAGTTATGTGGTGTTTGATCCCGCAGCGAAAAAATTCCTGGCGCTTAAATCCTATCATTTCCAGCCTCAGAAGCTGGCTGTGGCCGACCTGGAGATGATAGAAGAGGTGTTTGACGCAGACAAACTGCTGTTTACCGCCTTCAAATCCATCCTGCTGGCTTTTGATACCGGCGGGGGCGTTCTGGTGCCACAGGTATATTACATGCCTTCCCTGAAAAAAGAATACCTCCACCTGTCACAACCGGAGAAGATGCAGGAGGCCATCCTGGCCGATCTGATGCCGGGACAACCGATGGTAAACATCTTTAGTGTGGACAAAGACCTGCTGGGATTCCTGCGGAAGGAGTTTTCCACCGATCTGGTGGTACATGCCAATTCCGCCCTGCTGCAGGCTTATCCGCTGGACCTGGACTACCGGGCGGCCCAAGGCATCGCTTTCGTGCATGTGCAGCGGCATACCTTCACCCTTACCATATATGTGAACGGCAAACTGATGATCCAGCAGGACGGCGAGTACCAGGCAGGACTGGATGTGGTGTACCAGCTGGTTAACACCCTGCGGCAGCTGGGACTGGACGAACAGCAGGTGAAAGTGAAGCTGGGTGGAGTGGTGGCTACCGACAGCGTGGTATACCAGGAGATGTATAAATTCATACCCAGCCTGGAATGGGTACAACGATTGCCGGGATTCAGCTATGTTACGCCCATGCAGGAAATCCCGGGCTATTATTTTCATAACCTGTATGCGTTAGCATTATGCGTATAA
- a CDS encoding MATE family efflux transporter has protein sequence MQLEVNNRQIIKIAAPICLALIIPQFNHMTNTAFLGRLGELELAANGIAGIYYLVMYMIAYGLNNGLQVLIARRAGQQQYSSIGQLFANGLEVGTVFALTAILLTLAVAPYFFSKTLHNQEILSAAVSFIRIRIWGLPFLMMLSMANAFYIGSGNSRVLAITSLCQETINIFFDYTLIFGKLGMPALGLNGAAIASIIAEITGCSVAFSIIFLKKYHIRYSLFTYLKPRWEIIRNILNVSAPLIVQFLFSIGSWFVFFIFIEHLGERPLAISNMLRSIFGFFGIFTWALAATCNTMVSNIIGQGKEHLVFKVIKNIAAISLGCATVICILVNLFPYTLLHIYTNDATLITAAIPSIRIITLSTLLMAVAAVVLSGVTGTGNTRMNLLTECTAVVGYMIYCDIVIERMRSPLHLAWGADFIYWILIFGLSAWYLKSGKWKGKVI, from the coding sequence ATGCAACTCGAAGTTAACAACCGGCAGATCATTAAAATTGCCGCCCCTATATGCCTGGCGCTGATTATCCCTCAGTTTAACCACATGACCAATACCGCTTTCCTGGGCCGGCTGGGCGAGCTGGAGCTGGCGGCCAACGGTATTGCCGGTATCTATTACCTGGTGATGTATATGATCGCTTACGGGCTTAACAACGGTCTGCAGGTACTGATAGCGCGCCGGGCCGGGCAGCAGCAGTACAGCAGTATCGGCCAGCTTTTCGCCAACGGGCTGGAAGTGGGCACAGTCTTCGCCCTGACGGCCATCCTGCTCACCCTGGCGGTAGCTCCTTACTTTTTTTCCAAAACACTTCACAACCAGGAAATCCTTTCCGCCGCGGTTTCGTTCATCCGTATCCGTATCTGGGGACTGCCCTTCCTGATGATGCTGAGCATGGCCAATGCCTTTTACATCGGCAGCGGCAACTCCCGGGTACTGGCCATTACTTCGCTGTGCCAGGAAACGATCAATATCTTCTTCGACTATACGCTGATTTTCGGAAAACTGGGAATGCCTGCCCTTGGGCTCAACGGGGCGGCGATTGCGTCTATTATTGCGGAGATCACGGGCTGTTCGGTGGCTTTCAGTATCATTTTCCTGAAAAAATACCATATCCGGTATAGTTTATTCACCTATCTGAAGCCCCGCTGGGAGATCATCCGGAACATTCTCAACGTGTCTGCCCCGCTGATCGTGCAGTTTCTTTTCAGTATCGGCAGCTGGTTTGTCTTTTTCATTTTTATCGAGCACCTGGGAGAGAGGCCGCTGGCCATTTCCAATATGCTGCGCAGCATTTTCGGCTTTTTCGGCATTTTCACCTGGGCGCTGGCGGCCACCTGCAATACGATGGTGAGCAATATTATCGGGCAGGGCAAGGAACACCTTGTATTTAAGGTCATCAAAAATATTGCAGCCATCAGTCTCGGTTGCGCTACCGTCATCTGTATCCTGGTCAATCTCTTCCCGTACACCCTGTTGCATATTTACACCAACGACGCCACGCTGATTACGGCGGCCATCCCCTCTATCCGCATCATCACCCTCAGCACCCTGCTGATGGCGGTAGCGGCGGTAGTGCTCAGCGGGGTGACCGGCACGGGCAATACGCGGATGAACCTCCTGACCGAGTGTACGGCGGTGGTGGGATATATGATTTACTGCGATATCGTGATAGAAAGGATGCGCAGCCCGCTGCATCTTGCATGGGGGGCGGATTTCATCTACTGGATACTGATATTCGGACTCAGCGCCTGGTATCTGAAAAGTGGTAAATGGAAAGGGAAGGTGATTTGA
- the folB gene encoding dihydroneopterin aldolase: MLTIALEQAAFRAYHGLYPEETVIGNDFLLDISVRIPGSVAIDDLTDTVNYQGIYEIAKAIMAQPKPLLEEVVYALSDALRERYPSIQHSTVTLRKLNPPMGASVRNSLVSLAKDY, translated from the coding sequence ATGCTTACCATCGCCCTCGAACAAGCTGCTTTCCGCGCCTACCATGGCCTCTATCCGGAAGAAACAGTGATCGGCAACGATTTTCTGCTCGATATATCCGTTCGTATACCTGGCTCCGTTGCCATCGATGACCTCACAGACACCGTCAACTACCAGGGAATCTACGAAATAGCAAAAGCCATCATGGCACAACCTAAACCCCTGCTGGAAGAAGTAGTGTACGCGCTCTCAGACGCCCTGAGGGAAAGGTATCCCTCCATTCAGCACAGTACCGTTACCCTCCGGAAACTGAACCCGCCCATGGGCGCCAGCGTCCGTAACTCACTGGTGTCACTGGCGAAGGACTACTAA
- the trxB gene encoding thioredoxin-disulfide reductase, translating into MENKQQEHVHLLIIGSGPAGYTAAIYASRANLKPVLYQGIQPGGQLTITTEVENYPGYPEGIQGPEMMVDFEKQATRMGADIRYGMATAVDFSKQPYKVTIDEEKEITADAIIIATGASAKWLGLPSEQRLNGSGVSACAVCDGFFFRGKEVAIVGAGDTAAEEALYLSKMCTTVHMLVRKHEMRASKVMQDRVLKTSNIIVYWNTETEEVLGDKKVEAVRVRNNQTGETKDVPVSAFFVAIGHQPNSAIFKDYLQLDEQDYIVTVPGSSRTSIEGVFACGDVQDKIYRQAVTAAGSGCMAALDAERYLSAKEHQ; encoded by the coding sequence ATGGAAAACAAACAACAAGAACATGTGCATCTGTTGATCATCGGATCCGGCCCCGCCGGCTACACCGCTGCAATATATGCCTCAAGAGCCAACCTTAAACCAGTATTGTACCAGGGTATTCAACCCGGTGGCCAGCTCACCATCACCACGGAAGTGGAAAACTATCCCGGCTACCCGGAAGGTATCCAGGGCCCGGAAATGATGGTGGACTTTGAAAAACAGGCTACCCGTATGGGCGCTGATATCCGCTATGGCATGGCTACAGCCGTGGACTTCAGCAAACAACCCTATAAAGTGACCATCGACGAAGAAAAAGAAATCACCGCCGACGCCATTATCATCGCTACCGGAGCCTCCGCCAAATGGCTGGGACTCCCGTCCGAACAACGGCTCAACGGCAGCGGCGTTTCTGCCTGCGCAGTATGCGACGGTTTCTTCTTCCGCGGTAAAGAAGTGGCCATCGTTGGCGCCGGTGACACCGCCGCCGAAGAGGCGCTTTACCTCTCTAAAATGTGCACCACCGTACACATGCTCGTGCGTAAACACGAAATGCGCGCCTCTAAAGTAATGCAGGACCGCGTACTGAAAACCTCCAATATCATCGTATACTGGAACACCGAAACAGAAGAAGTACTGGGCGACAAAAAAGTAGAAGCTGTAAGAGTACGCAATAACCAAACCGGCGAAACAAAAGACGTTCCGGTTAGCGCTTTCTTCGTGGCCATCGGCCACCAGCCCAACTCCGCCATTTTCAAAGATTACCTGCAACTGGACGAACAGGATTATATCGTGACCGTTCCGGGCAGCAGCCGTACCAGCATCGAAGGCGTATTCGCCTGCGGCGACGTACAGGACAAAATCTACCGTCAGGCTGTAACAGCTGCCGGCAGCGGTTGTATGGCCGCTCTTGATGCTGAAAGATACCTGTCTGCTAAAGAACACCAGTAA
- a CDS encoding DUF4249 domain-containing protein has translation MRNFLMIIAAAVAFLSACEKDISVNLQQQEPSLVVEGKFETNRYPQVVLTRSLGYFSRIDPATLLASFVHNAVVTVSDSVRTMTLKERIVEIPGLGPVFAYVPDTSRPSAAFRGKNGGRYTLKITADNKSYEAVTTIPLQGFHLDTIWWQRVRQENDTSNARLWARITDAAASGNYARYFTRTNSGAFLPGMNSTMDDQVVNGTTFEIPLDAGVDKSKRENPETYGFFKRGDTVTVKFCNIDKATFSFWRALDFAYNSTGNPFASPTKILGNVPGAVGYWGGYAVTYKTVIIRK, from the coding sequence ATGCGCAACTTCCTGATGATCATAGCGGCTGCCGTTGCATTCCTCTCCGCCTGCGAGAAAGATATCAGCGTCAACCTGCAACAACAGGAACCGTCGCTCGTAGTGGAAGGTAAATTTGAAACCAACCGGTACCCGCAGGTAGTGCTCACCCGCAGCCTCGGCTACTTTTCCCGGATAGATCCCGCCACCTTACTGGCTTCTTTTGTGCATAACGCCGTGGTGACCGTCTCGGACAGCGTCCGTACCATGACACTCAAAGAAAGGATCGTGGAAATACCCGGACTGGGCCCCGTTTTCGCCTACGTCCCCGATACTTCCAGGCCTTCCGCCGCTTTCAGAGGGAAAAACGGCGGACGGTATACCCTGAAAATCACTGCTGACAATAAGTCATATGAGGCAGTGACAACAATACCCCTGCAGGGTTTCCACCTGGATACCATCTGGTGGCAACGGGTAAGGCAGGAAAACGATACCTCCAACGCCCGCTTATGGGCCAGGATCACCGATGCTGCGGCCTCCGGCAATTATGCCCGGTACTTCACCCGCACCAACAGCGGCGCCTTCCTGCCCGGCATGAACTCTACCATGGATGATCAGGTGGTGAACGGCACAACATTTGAAATTCCTCTCGACGCCGGCGTCGACAAAAGCAAACGCGAAAATCCGGAGACATACGGCTTTTTCAAAAGAGGCGATACGGTAACGGTGAAATTCTGTAACATCGATAAAGCCACCTTCAGCTTCTGGCGCGCACTTGACTTCGCCTATAACAGCACCGGCAATCCGTTTGCATCTCCCACCAAAATACTGGGAAATGTGCCCGGCGCAGTCGGTTACTGGGGCGGTTACGCCGTCACCTATAAAACAGTTATTATCAGGAAATAA
- a CDS encoding sigma-70 family RNA polymerase sigma factor — protein MRQLKIATQITNRDSQAVEKYLQEISKIPLLTPEEETVLAQRIKMGDQKALERLTTGNLRFVVSVAKQYQHQGLSLSDLINEGNLGLIKAAQRFDETKGFKFISYAVWWIRQSILQALAEQGRLVRLPQNKIGTYNKANKAYMAFEQENEREPSTEELAEILEMSESEINNIFQSNTRHMSLDAPVHEAEDVAMGDLLEGGDITDDDVMRDSLREEIRRVLKSLSPREAEIVNAYFGLDGENGATIEQIGQKYDLTKERIRQIKERAIKRLQKARYSGALKSYLG, from the coding sequence ATGAGGCAACTTAAAATTGCCACCCAGATCACCAATCGTGATTCGCAGGCGGTAGAAAAGTACCTGCAGGAAATCTCGAAGATCCCTTTGTTAACACCTGAGGAGGAGACCGTTTTGGCGCAGCGCATAAAAATGGGCGATCAGAAGGCTCTTGAAAGATTGACTACAGGAAACTTACGTTTCGTGGTTTCCGTTGCCAAGCAGTATCAGCACCAGGGGCTCAGCCTCAGCGACCTTATCAATGAAGGTAATTTAGGCCTGATCAAAGCTGCGCAGCGTTTCGATGAAACGAAAGGTTTCAAATTCATCTCTTATGCAGTATGGTGGATCCGCCAGTCCATCCTGCAGGCGTTGGCCGAACAGGGTCGTCTTGTTCGTCTGCCGCAGAACAAAATTGGCACCTATAATAAAGCAAACAAAGCTTACATGGCATTTGAACAGGAAAACGAGCGTGAGCCTTCTACCGAGGAACTCGCAGAAATCCTGGAAATGTCTGAATCGGAAATCAATAACATTTTCCAGAGCAACACCCGCCATATGTCACTGGACGCACCAGTACATGAAGCTGAAGACGTAGCCATGGGAGACCTGCTGGAAGGTGGAGACATTACCGACGACGACGTGATGAGAGATTCCCTCCGCGAGGAAATACGCCGGGTGTTAAAATCCCTGAGCCCCCGCGAAGCGGAAATTGTGAATGCCTATTTCGGTCTGGATGGTGAAAACGGCGCAACAATCGAACAAATCGGACAGAAGTATGATCTGACCAAAGAAAGAATCAGGCAAATCAAGGAACGCGCTATCAAAAGGCTCCAGAAAGCACGCTATAGCGGCGCCCTGAAATCCTACCTGGGATAA
- a CDS encoding threonine aldolase family protein, which produces MIDFRSDTFTRPGPGMLQAMLQAETGDDVFGEDPSVNKLEAMMADYFGKEAALYCPSGTMSNQIAIKVHTLPGDEVVCSNLAHVYIYEGGGIAFNAGAQVHAITGDRGMITAAQVEAAINPDDVHKARTSLVCLENTSNRGGGCCYDWDEVLRIRQVCDHHKLALHLDGARLFNAIVATGQDPRNYGRTFDSISVCLNKGMGCPMGSVLLGNTAFIREARRVRKKLGGGLRQAGYMAATGIYAMENNIQRLEEDHQHAKQIAAALLEKSFTGHMLPVETNILIFEVTGGEWTPRKLTDHFRNEGILTMAISPTQVRMVVHLDITPEMVAKTCQVIAETM; this is translated from the coding sequence ATGATAGACTTTCGCAGCGATACTTTTACACGCCCCGGCCCCGGCATGTTACAGGCCATGTTGCAGGCTGAAACCGGAGACGACGTTTTTGGCGAAGACCCCAGTGTCAACAAACTGGAAGCCATGATGGCAGACTATTTTGGCAAAGAGGCAGCCCTTTACTGCCCTTCCGGCACAATGAGCAACCAGATTGCCATCAAAGTACATACGTTGCCGGGGGATGAAGTGGTTTGCAGCAACCTCGCCCATGTTTATATTTATGAAGGAGGCGGCATCGCCTTCAACGCCGGCGCCCAGGTACATGCCATCACCGGCGACCGCGGCATGATCACCGCAGCCCAGGTGGAAGCGGCCATCAATCCCGACGATGTGCACAAAGCCCGCACCAGCCTGGTATGCCTCGAAAACACCTCCAACCGCGGCGGCGGATGCTGCTACGACTGGGATGAAGTGCTCCGTATCCGCCAGGTCTGCGACCACCATAAACTCGCCCTCCACCTGGACGGCGCCCGCCTTTTCAATGCCATCGTGGCCACCGGACAGGACCCCCGCAACTACGGACGCACCTTTGACAGCATCTCCGTATGCCTCAACAAAGGCATGGGCTGCCCCATGGGCTCGGTACTCCTCGGAAATACCGCCTTCATCCGCGAAGCCCGCCGCGTACGCAAGAAACTGGGCGGCGGCCTCCGGCAGGCCGGCTATATGGCCGCCACCGGCATCTATGCCATGGAAAACAATATCCAGCGCCTCGAAGAAGACCACCAGCACGCCAAACAAATAGCGGCGGCCCTGCTGGAAAAAAGCTTCACCGGCCATATGCTGCCCGTGGAAACCAATATCCTCATCTTCGAAGTCACCGGCGGCGAATGGACACCCCGGAAGCTGACAGACCACTTCCGCAATGAAGGCATCCTTACCATGGCCATCTCCCCTACACAGGTCAGAATGGTCGTCCACCTGGACATCACTCCCGAGATGGTGGCGAAAACCTGCCAGGTGATCGCTGAAACCATGTAA
- a CDS encoding valine--tRNA ligase: MELSKNYLPATVEEKWYQHWMDKGYFRSTPDSRQPFTVVIPPPNVTGVLHLGHTLNETVQDILVRRARMSGFNACWVPGSDHASIATEAKVVDMLKREKGIEKSQLSREDFLKHAFEWKEKYGGIIYQQIKKLGCSCDWDRVTFTMDDHYYKAVIKVFVELYNKGLIYRGARMINWDPKAKTALSDEEVEYKDIQGFLYHVKYAITDAEGKPTGEFITIATQRPETIMGDTAICVNPEDERYAHLKGHFAIVPLVNRPVPIIFDTYVDKAFGTGALKVTPAHDINDYNLGLKHNLEIIDTLNDDGTLSAAAVVFVGEDRFVARKKTVAALAEAGQLVKEEAYTTRLGYSQRNPTTVVEPRISTQWFVKMADIAKPALDAVVNGDVKIHPGDRFLATYKYWMENVKDWCISRQLWWGQQIPAWYATDGTFEVAATAEEALALFAKKGITLTAADLKQDEDCLDTWFSSWLWPMEVFNGISSPDNADYKYYYPGSVLVTGQDIIFFWVARMIMAGLEFNGQKPFNDVYFTGMVRDKEGRKMSKSLGNSPDLLELIHSYGADAVRFGVMISSPAGNDLLFDTSSCDQGRNFNNKIWNALKLVKMWEPRQAVDNVDASGLFPIRWFQSRLNEVQAQVAALHADFRLSEGLKAIYSLIWDDFCSWYLEWVKPGFEQPISAAVYTQTVSFFEQLMQLLHPYLPFITEEIYQQLKVRDETDVLMMKQFTTPAAPVHATLVEGTLAQEVITGIRDARTKNQIKPKDPIVLHIETKHENAFKQIEDTIAKQVNAKAVHYVQEAVPGCITLVVQKDKFYLGTETVLDTTAQKESLLKDLEYQQGFLKSVENKLANERFVQNAKPEIVEAERRKKADAEAKIQVITESLKSL; encoded by the coding sequence ATGGAACTCTCGAAAAATTACCTGCCTGCAACGGTTGAAGAAAAATGGTACCAACACTGGATGGACAAAGGTTATTTCCGCTCTACGCCGGATAGCCGCCAGCCCTTTACTGTAGTGATCCCCCCGCCTAACGTCACCGGGGTCTTGCATCTTGGCCATACCCTCAATGAAACAGTCCAGGACATACTGGTGCGCCGCGCCCGTATGAGCGGTTTCAACGCCTGCTGGGTACCCGGTTCCGACCACGCCTCCATCGCAACGGAAGCGAAAGTGGTAGACATGCTGAAAAGAGAAAAAGGGATCGAAAAATCCCAGCTCTCCCGCGAAGACTTCCTCAAACACGCTTTTGAGTGGAAAGAAAAATATGGTGGCATCATCTACCAGCAGATCAAAAAGCTCGGCTGCTCCTGCGACTGGGACAGGGTGACCTTTACCATGGACGACCACTATTATAAAGCGGTGATCAAAGTGTTCGTGGAACTGTACAACAAAGGCCTTATCTATCGCGGCGCCCGCATGATCAACTGGGACCCCAAAGCCAAAACAGCTTTGAGCGACGAGGAAGTGGAATATAAAGACATCCAGGGTTTCCTGTATCATGTGAAATATGCCATCACCGACGCGGAAGGCAAACCTACCGGCGAATTTATCACGATCGCCACCCAACGCCCTGAAACGATCATGGGCGATACCGCCATCTGCGTCAACCCTGAAGATGAAAGATATGCACACCTGAAAGGGCATTTTGCCATCGTTCCGCTGGTAAACCGCCCCGTGCCCATCATCTTCGATACCTACGTGGACAAAGCCTTCGGTACCGGCGCCCTGAAAGTGACGCCTGCACACGATATCAATGACTATAACCTCGGTCTGAAACACAACCTCGAAATCATCGACACCCTCAACGATGACGGCACCCTGAGCGCCGCCGCCGTTGTATTTGTAGGGGAAGACCGCTTCGTGGCCCGCAAGAAAACCGTGGCCGCCCTCGCAGAAGCCGGCCAGCTGGTGAAAGAGGAAGCTTATACCACCCGCCTCGGCTACAGTCAGCGTAACCCGACGACCGTAGTAGAGCCCCGCATCTCCACCCAGTGGTTCGTGAAAATGGCCGATATCGCCAAACCGGCGCTGGACGCCGTGGTAAACGGCGATGTTAAAATACATCCCGGCGACCGCTTCCTCGCTACCTACAAATACTGGATGGAAAATGTAAAGGACTGGTGTATCTCCCGCCAACTGTGGTGGGGACAGCAGATCCCTGCCTGGTATGCTACCGATGGCACTTTTGAAGTAGCCGCCACCGCGGAGGAAGCCCTAGCCCTGTTTGCAAAGAAAGGCATCACGCTCACCGCGGCCGACCTGAAACAGGATGAAGACTGCCTCGATACCTGGTTCTCCTCCTGGCTCTGGCCCATGGAAGTGTTCAACGGCATCTCCAGCCCGGACAACGCAGACTATAAATACTACTACCCCGGCTCCGTACTGGTAACCGGTCAGGATATCATTTTCTTCTGGGTGGCCCGTATGATCATGGCCGGCCTGGAATTCAACGGACAAAAGCCTTTCAACGACGTGTACTTCACCGGCATGGTGAGAGACAAAGAAGGCCGCAAGATGAGTAAGTCCCTCGGCAACTCACCCGACCTGCTGGAACTCATTCACAGCTACGGTGCCGACGCCGTACGTTTCGGCGTAATGATCAGCTCTCCGGCAGGTAACGACCTGCTGTTCGATACCTCCAGCTGCGATCAGGGCCGTAACTTCAACAATAAAATCTGGAACGCCCTGAAACTGGTGAAAATGTGGGAACCCCGCCAGGCAGTTGACAATGTGGACGCCTCCGGCCTCTTCCCCATCAGATGGTTCCAGAGCCGCCTGAACGAAGTACAGGCCCAGGTAGCCGCGCTGCACGCCGATTTCCGCCTGAGCGAAGGTCTGAAAGCTATCTACAGCCTTATCTGGGACGACTTCTGCAGCTGGTACCTGGAATGGGTGAAACCAGGTTTTGAACAGCCCATCTCCGCCGCAGTATATACACAAACGGTGTCTTTCTTCGAACAACTGATGCAACTGCTGCACCCCTACCTGCCGTTCATCACCGAAGAGATCTACCAACAGCTGAAAGTACGCGATGAAACAGATGTGCTGATGATGAAACAATTCACCACTCCTGCCGCACCGGTACACGCCACCCTCGTTGAAGGCACACTGGCACAGGAAGTCATCACCGGCATCCGCGACGCCCGTACCAAAAACCAGATCAAACCCAAAGACCCGATCGTACTGCATATCGAAACCAAACACGAGAACGCCTTCAAACAAATTGAAGACACCATCGCCAAACAGGTAAACGCCAAAGCGGTACACTACGTACAGGAAGCGGTTCCCGGCTGTATCACCCTCGTGGTGCAGAAAGATAAATTCTACCTCGGCACCGAAACCGTACTGGACACCACGGCACAGAAAGAATCCCTGCTGAAAGACCTCGAATATCAACAGGGCTTCCTGAAGTCCGTGGAAAACAAACTGGCCAACGAACGTTTCGTACAGAACGCCAAACCGGAAATTGTAGAAGCGGAAAGACGCAAAAAAGCCGACGCCGAAGCAAAAATCCAGGTGATAACGGAAAGTTTGAAATCTTTATAA